A genome region from Terriglobales bacterium includes the following:
- the aroE gene encoding shikimate dehydrogenase, whose product MSATATYVPRLLPPRLPRICVAITGSSAAEMVAKAQAVVRDNPFIEFRLDYIRKPASGLARIKAFLEYHPDVLAIATCRRAANGGKFRGSVAAEISLLVRAAAHGCQLVDLELASASKARPEELSRLRSGAALVLSHHDFKATRKLDQTFEKMRSIPADFYKVVTTAKCLADNVTMMKFLEQKAEKHSMVGVCMGEQGIISRVLGVRAGSVFTFAAATAGEETAPGQIAGRTLLDVYRLNLVDAATRVYGVAGDPIEHSLSPHIMNAAFRRESVNAVYLALHARTLTDLLTCARDIPIHGLSITMPYKEVILKHLDNTDSVTAKIGACNTVIRAQDGKLYGFNTDVAGVIRPLEQRIQIAGAKVLVLGAGGAARAAVFGLKERHAEVYVLNRTASAGRRLAKQARAKYLRRSDLKKMQFDAIVNATPVGMGGGRQSPLRDNEINARVVFDMVYVPAETRLVKQARARGTQVILGWEMLIHQAARQFEIWTGKPAPLDEIQRTMLRALEARAAAENGKKKKRK is encoded by the coding sequence ATGTCGGCGACTGCCACCTACGTCCCGCGGCTGCTGCCGCCGCGCCTGCCGCGCATTTGTGTCGCCATCACCGGCTCCAGCGCCGCCGAAATGGTCGCCAAGGCGCAGGCGGTGGTGAGGGATAACCCCTTTATTGAGTTTAGGTTAGATTACATTCGCAAGCCGGCAAGTGGGCTGGCCCGCATCAAGGCCTTCCTGGAATACCACCCCGACGTGCTGGCCATCGCCACCTGTCGCCGGGCGGCCAACGGGGGCAAGTTCCGGGGTTCGGTGGCGGCGGAAATCAGCTTGCTCGTCCGGGCCGCAGCCCACGGCTGCCAGTTGGTAGACCTGGAGTTGGCCAGCGCGAGCAAGGCCCGGCCGGAAGAGCTCTCCCGCCTGCGCAGCGGAGCGGCACTGGTTCTTTCCCATCACGATTTCAAGGCTACGCGCAAGCTGGATCAGACCTTCGAAAAGATGCGCAGCATCCCAGCCGATTTCTACAAGGTGGTCACCACCGCCAAGTGCCTGGCGGACAACGTGACCATGATGAAGTTCTTGGAGCAGAAGGCAGAGAAGCACTCCATGGTGGGCGTGTGCATGGGGGAGCAGGGGATCATCAGTCGAGTGCTGGGCGTGCGGGCGGGCAGTGTGTTCACCTTCGCGGCCGCCACGGCGGGCGAGGAAACCGCGCCCGGACAGATTGCGGGACGCACGCTGCTGGACGTCTACCGGCTAAATCTGGTGGACGCCGCCACCCGTGTCTACGGCGTAGCCGGCGACCCCATCGAGCACTCCCTTTCCCCCCACATCATGAATGCCGCCTTCCGGCGCGAAAGCGTCAACGCCGTGTATCTGGCGCTGCATGCGCGGACCCTTACCGACCTGCTTACTTGCGCGCGCGACATTCCCATCCATGGGCTCAGCATCACCATGCCCTACAAGGAAGTCATCCTGAAACACCTGGATAACACCGACTCGGTCACGGCCAAAATCGGGGCGTGCAACACCGTCATCCGGGCGCAGGACGGAAAGCTCTATGGTTTCAATACCGACGTTGCGGGCGTGATCCGGCCGTTGGAACAGCGCATCCAGATCGCGGGCGCCAAGGTGCTGGTGCTGGGCGCCGGAGGCGCAGCGCGGGCGGCGGTCTTCGGTCTGAAAGAGCGCCATGCCGAAGTTTACGTGCTCAACCGCACCGCTTCCGCCGGGAGGCGGCTGGCCAAGCAGGCGCGCGCCAAGTATCTGCGGCGCTCCGACCTGAAGAAGATGCAGTTCGACGCCATCGTCAACGCCACGCCGGTCGGCATGGGCGGCGGACGCCAGTCTCCCTTACGCGACAACGAGATCAACGCACGCGTGGTGTTCGACATGGTTTACGTTCCGGCCGAAACGCGCCTAGTGAAGCAGGCGCGCGCGCGGGGAACGCAGGTCATCCTGGGCTGGGAGATGCTCATCCACCAGGCGGCCCGACAGTTCGAGATCTGGACCGGGAAGCCTGCGCCGCTCGATGAGATCCAGCGCACCATGCTGCGCGCGCTGGAAGCCCGGGCGGCAGCGGAAAACGGCAAGAAGAAAAAGCGCAAGTAG
- a CDS encoding GvpL/GvpF family gas vesicle protein, with translation MPWYAYCITEQEAFQGESRARRPFLIEGMSGIQGAKVYGYPSGEFAVIVSEYTRTGTLDQKAILDHARVVSECFRNTTVLPFRFGTVFETDEALRRAVRGNRKAFLASVSRLRGKAEMHLKVLIRDGSLVAAAEEVVLPAAAGGEYLRKLREKAARQRERQTKARALSVQVHKLFSPLEEEVCCRKADSGGLLIDIAHLIDHKSVEKYQSRYGQATRQLKNCELVISGPWPPYHFMPGKLRTAGNGHS, from the coding sequence ATGCCGTGGTATGCATACTGCATTACGGAGCAAGAGGCGTTTCAGGGTGAATCCAGGGCACGGCGTCCGTTCCTGATTGAGGGGATGAGCGGCATCCAGGGTGCCAAAGTCTACGGCTATCCCAGCGGAGAGTTCGCGGTCATCGTCAGCGAGTACACCCGCACCGGCACGCTCGACCAAAAGGCCATCCTCGACCACGCGCGGGTGGTGAGCGAGTGCTTCCGCAATACCACCGTCCTTCCCTTCCGTTTCGGCACAGTCTTTGAGACCGACGAGGCGCTGCGGCGCGCCGTTCGGGGCAACCGCAAGGCCTTCCTGGCCAGTGTCTCCAGGCTGCGCGGCAAGGCCGAGATGCACCTCAAGGTGCTGATCAGGGATGGCTCCCTGGTCGCGGCCGCCGAGGAAGTAGTGCTCCCCGCCGCCGCGGGTGGCGAATACCTGCGCAAGCTGCGAGAGAAAGCGGCTCGGCAGCGCGAACGCCAGACCAAGGCGCGCGCCCTTTCGGTACAGGTGCACAAGCTGTTCTCGCCCCTGGAAGAAGAGGTCTGCTGCCGCAAGGCGGACTCGGGCGGGCTGCTCATCGATATCGCCCATCTCATCGACCACAAGTCGGTGGAGAAGTACCAGAGCCGCTACGGTCAGGCCACACGCCAGCTCAAGAACTGCGAGTTGGTGATCTCGGGTCCCTGGCCACCCTATCACTTCATGCCGGGCAAGCTGCGCACCGCCGGGAACGGGCATAGCTGA
- a CDS encoding TraR/DksA family transcriptional regulator has product MDKKRLEQFRKKLEARQQELRRVVSNTELAGRSADVETAQDIADKAASSYTKEFLFSQSNNERQLLHQVESALARLREGEFGNCVSCGKEVNPKRLEAVPWTRFCIDCQEKLEQGQLEDTGS; this is encoded by the coding sequence ATGGACAAGAAAAGACTGGAGCAATTCCGCAAGAAGCTGGAAGCCCGGCAGCAGGAGTTGCGCCGTGTCGTATCGAACACCGAGCTCGCCGGCCGGTCTGCGGACGTGGAGACCGCCCAGGATATCGCCGACAAGGCGGCCAGCTCCTATACCAAGGAATTCCTCTTCAGTCAGAGCAACAATGAGCGCCAGCTCCTGCACCAGGTCGAGTCGGCTCTGGCCCGCCTCCGCGAGGGCGAGTTCGGCAACTGCGTGAGCTGCGGCAAAGAAGTCAACCCTAAGCGCCTCGAAGCCGTGCCTTGGACCCGCTTCTGCATCGACTGCCAGGAAAAGCTGGAGCAGGGGCAGTTGGAAGATACTGGGTCGTAG
- a CDS encoding AsmA family protein, producing the protein MRKVLIGIVVLVALVAIVALALPSLVDVNRYRPTIQAQLEQRLGRQVTLGPMRLRVIPLAFRASGVAIADDPAFGAGRIFAQADEVYVRVRVWPLLRGEVEIDALDLARPRVELIRSTDGLWNFESLGRKGAGEPAATAQRSFSLSELRIVDGQLAVTDPRQQPARMVYDHIDLTLEDYAAGQPFFLEATVHLPGEGAQKLALSGRIGPQPDGDWQATPFDGKLNLEHVTLAALGQFLNSGAFSSVGGVASGEVAVVSRGGSLTSSGSLRLEQPRIRGAEVGFPIAADYSLTREAGLLRIERGDLRLGATPLKVTGTVNTAPTPAQLDLRLVSGDVSIEEAARLASAFGVAFSPGTKVAGRMTADLQARGPASELGFTGTIKARDVAISGAGLPQPVKVPAMIVDMAPTTIRAPEFTASTGGTTVSAAFTVNGYTSPEPRLEASVRARGAEIGEALAIARAWGVSAAEGVSGSGALDLDVRLVGALKNAAARSYSGTGLVERATLRLPALAKPLGIGRARLRFTESSMVVEELAATLGQTRATGTMVVRSFDAPRTEFTLAADRMDLAEWAQIFSGGASPASARDWRVVPRAQAAAAPPSFFSRMVGTGTLSVGTVVYDQLTLSNVRSNVTLDHGLIRMAPLTGEVYGGRASGTLVMDTRQTPATFELTHKMERVDANKLLSSVSSVKEKLFGLLATNGNASFAGSGQIARSLDGSVLLDLRDGKIANMDLLYEIANAAKFLAYKQKMRPFTDVASLTGQVDLQDGVARTQNLKAVISEGTLAAAGSASLVDQSLNLRVTAVLSPEFSKEVGGTSVGGYLTTALANRKGELVVPLIVTGTFEKPRFAPDVEKIARMKLENLVPSLSDPGGLTQGILGAILGKKETSDSNQKPQGESDQTEAKKEPGAPPTNPLEDVLGAILGQQQKKKEQKPSQPAPQQQPSDQEQQPPEQPK; encoded by the coding sequence TTGCGCAAGGTACTCATTGGAATCGTGGTGCTGGTGGCGCTGGTCGCCATCGTCGCCCTTGCGCTGCCCTCGCTGGTGGACGTGAACCGCTACCGTCCCACCATCCAGGCACAACTGGAGCAGCGGCTGGGCCGCCAGGTCACGCTCGGGCCCATGCGCCTGCGGGTGATTCCACTGGCCTTCCGCGCCTCGGGTGTCGCCATCGCGGATGATCCGGCGTTCGGAGCCGGAAGGATCTTCGCCCAGGCGGACGAAGTCTACGTCCGCGTTCGGGTTTGGCCGCTGCTCCGCGGAGAAGTCGAAATCGATGCCCTGGACCTGGCCCGGCCGCGGGTGGAGCTCATCCGTTCCACCGATGGACTCTGGAACTTCGAGAGCCTGGGCCGCAAGGGAGCAGGCGAGCCGGCAGCGACCGCACAGCGGTCGTTCTCGCTCAGCGAACTGCGCATCGTGGATGGACAGCTCGCGGTGACCGACCCGCGTCAGCAGCCTGCGCGCATGGTGTACGACCACATTGACCTCACACTCGAGGATTACGCGGCCGGGCAGCCGTTCTTCCTTGAGGCCACGGTTCATTTGCCCGGTGAAGGCGCGCAGAAATTGGCGCTCTCCGGCCGTATTGGTCCCCAGCCCGACGGTGACTGGCAGGCAACGCCGTTTGACGGCAAGCTCAACCTGGAGCACGTCACCCTCGCCGCGCTCGGGCAGTTCCTCAACTCAGGCGCGTTCTCGAGCGTTGGCGGTGTCGCCAGTGGCGAGGTCGCCGTCGTCAGCCGCGGTGGCAGTCTGACATCATCGGGATCTCTTCGGTTGGAGCAACCACGCATTCGTGGCGCGGAAGTCGGTTTCCCCATCGCTGCCGACTACAGCCTTACGCGCGAAGCCGGCTTGTTGCGGATCGAACGCGGAGACCTTCGCCTGGGCGCTACGCCGCTGAAGGTGACCGGCACCGTCAACACTGCGCCGACACCCGCGCAACTCGATTTGCGCCTGGTGTCCGGTGACGTATCCATCGAGGAAGCGGCGCGTCTGGCTTCGGCGTTCGGGGTGGCGTTCAGCCCGGGAACGAAGGTGGCCGGACGCATGACGGCGGATCTCCAGGCACGCGGTCCAGCTTCGGAGCTGGGATTCACGGGGACCATCAAGGCGCGGGACGTGGCCATCAGCGGCGCCGGTTTGCCCCAGCCGGTCAAGGTGCCGGCGATGATCGTGGACATGGCGCCCACCACCATCCGGGCGCCGGAATTCACCGCCTCGACCGGCGGCACCACCGTGAGCGCTGCGTTCACCGTCAACGGCTACACCTCGCCCGAGCCACGCCTGGAGGCCAGCGTCCGCGCGCGCGGGGCCGAGATCGGCGAAGCGCTTGCCATCGCCCGTGCCTGGGGTGTCTCCGCGGCCGAAGGCGTCAGCGGCTCGGGTGCCCTGGACCTCGACGTGCGCCTGGTGGGCGCGCTGAAGAACGCCGCGGCCCGCAGCTATTCCGGAACCGGCCTGGTGGAACGTGCCACGCTGCGGCTTCCAGCGCTGGCCAAACCGCTGGGCATTGGCCGCGCCCGCCTGCGGTTTACCGAGAGCTCCATGGTGGTGGAAGAGCTGGCCGCCACGCTGGGCCAGACCCGCGCTACGGGAACCATGGTGGTGCGGAGCTTCGATGCCCCGCGCACGGAATTCACCCTGGCGGCCGACCGCATGGACCTGGCCGAGTGGGCTCAGATCTTCTCCGGCGGCGCGTCGCCGGCTTCCGCGCGCGATTGGCGGGTGGTTCCCAGAGCACAAGCGGCTGCGGCTCCGCCCAGCTTCTTCTCACGGATGGTGGGCACCGGGACGCTTAGCGTGGGCACGGTGGTCTATGACCAGCTCACGCTGAGCAACGTCCGCTCCAACGTCACCCTCGACCACGGCCTCATTCGCATGGCGCCGCTCACCGGCGAAGTCTACGGGGGCCGCGCCTCGGGCACGCTGGTGATGGATACGCGCCAAACGCCCGCTACCTTCGAGCTCACGCACAAGATGGAGCGGGTGGATGCCAACAAGCTGCTTTCCTCGGTGTCTTCCGTGAAGGAAAAACTCTTTGGCCTTTTGGCGACCAACGGCAATGCGTCGTTCGCGGGGTCGGGTCAGATTGCCCGCTCGCTCGACGGCAGCGTGCTCCTGGACTTGCGCGACGGCAAGATCGCCAACATGGACCTGCTGTACGAAATCGCCAACGCCGCCAAGTTCCTGGCCTACAAACAGAAGATGCGCCCCTTCACCGACGTTGCCAGTCTGACCGGACAAGTGGACCTGCAAGATGGCGTGGCACGTACCCAGAACCTGAAAGCGGTCATCAGCGAAGGCACGCTCGCCGCCGCGGGCAGCGCCAGCCTGGTGGACCAGTCGCTCAACCTGCGCGTCACCGCCGTGCTTTCGCCCGAGTTCAGCAAAGAGGTCGGAGGCACGTCCGTGGGCGGTTACCTGACCACGGCGCTGGCCAACCGCAAGGGGGAATTGGTGGTTCCGCTCATCGTGACCGGAACCTTTGAGAAACCCCGCTTCGCGCCTGATGTCGAGAAGATCGCCCGCATGAAGCTGGAGAACCTGGTACCGAGCCTTTCCGATCCGGGCGGGCTCACGCAAGGGATTCTGGGCGCGATCCTGGGCAAGAAGGAAACGTCCGACAGCAACCAGAAACCGCAGGGGGAATCGGACCAAACCGAAGCTAAGAAAGAACCAGGGGCGCCGCCCACGAATCCGCTGGAAGACGTGCTGGGCGCGATCCTCGGCCAGCAGCAGAAGAAGAAGGAACAAAAGCCGTCCCAACCCGCCCCGCAGCAGCAGCCCTCAGACCAGGAACAACAGCCGCCCGAGCAGCCGAAATGA